The Chaetodon trifascialis isolate fChaTrf1 chromosome 24 unlocalized genomic scaffold, fChaTrf1.hap1 SUPER_24_unloc_1, whole genome shotgun sequence genomic interval TGTGACAAAGGAGAACCGATGATGTATCAATATGGATTAATGTACAAATAATATGTTCTAGTCAAGTATGTTTAACAATAATGTGGGTTTAAGATTGTGTCATCTCTTTTTACATATGTTCAGTTGACATTGCAAAATTATATGGAAATTATATTGAATAATTGTTATGTTAAGATTGtgtaatttgaataatttttagTGATTATTActattagtaataataataataataataataatgataataataacaataataataataataataatgttaacagTGATAACAATGATGCTTATAATCGGTAAAAACatggtaataataatactaataagtAATCCTTTAAAACTTAATTTCAGGTCAGGGTAAGTACTCAACTTGTTGAAACTGTCAGGGCCAGTCATAGTCAGAGTGACAAGAGATACAGACATTTCTCTAGAAATCACCAGTGTTCTTGTATGTCACTGACTTTTCTGGCTTATGAGAACGAGGGCTGTCAGTTCAACACAGCTGCCCTCGACACAGTGCTGGCACAGGGAGACTCACTGTACGTTGGAATCAAACAACAGTTGATACTGGAGAACAGATTCCAAGATAACCATCTGACAGTGGAAGAAATGCCGAAACAAGTCCTGACAGGCAGAAATATGTACAATGTCCACATGCTCGATGTCAGATGTGGTCCCCTGAAAGCCCAAGCAGCCAGCCCTGGAAGACAGCAGTGGTATTTGCCCCTTGCCACACGATTGGAGTGTCTGTCAGGTGAAATTAGGAGTGCTTTGATCGTAATAACTCCAGAGGTCATCGCGGTATTCCGTGACAAATCAGGAAGGTACGGAGTCTTTGATTCCCACACCAGAGATGCAGCAGGCTTACCACACCACCGTGGCACTGCAATCATGAAGACCTTCTCTGAAATCAGTGACCTGGCTGACCACCTGCACAAACTGTTTGCAAATCGTGGACCCTCTGCTTCCTATGAGTTTGTGCCCGTTTCATTTGAAGCTGTCGATTCTGGTGAAGATTGGCAACAGTCTTCAGAAGACAATATCTCCAGGACAGCTGTCGCACCAGCAGCAAAGAGTGTCTCTACTACAAATGCCGCGCAAGCAGTAGAGAATGTCTCTATGTCAGCTGtcccaccagcagcagatcatGTCTCAAAGCTGAATAAGGCCAGACGACGAAAAGCCAGGCAGAGAGCAAGTCAGAGCAAAGAGCACCGTGCACAGTGTCATGCACGAAATTGGAGAGcccaatatgaaaaaaacaagtacGTAAGCTGTCCAGAatttagaatgaaaaaaattcaagcacagaaaattaaatatgcCCAAGACACTTATTATCAGAAACAACGGTTATTGTCAGTCAGATGCTATTACGCAAATCCCAACATTCGAAGTAAAAAGAAGGGAGAACTCACCCAAAGATATAAGTTAGACCCTGCTTTTCGGAGCAGAcggaaaaaaaatattacagaaaaGTATGAGGCAGATCCTGCCTTTAGGGATaggcagaaaaaatatattaaagagAAGTATGAGACAGATCCCACTTTTAAGAGTAGACAGAAAAAATACTTCACCGAGAGGTACAGGGTAGATCCTGCTTttaggagcagaaagaaaaactacTTTACACAAAAGTACAAGGTAGATCCTGCTTttaggagcagaaagaaaaacaaatttacagAGAGATACAAGGCAAATCCTGTTTTTAGAAgcaataagaaaaaatacatgtcTCAGAAGTATAATACGGATCCTGAggcaagaaaaaataagaaaatctaTAGTACAACCAGGTACGCATTCAGCCAGAGCTATAGGCAAGAGAAAAAGGCAAATTTTAATAAAAGATACCACAATGATCCAGAATTTAGATTGCATTGTATACAGCGTGTTACTCAGTGTAGAATTACTAAATTGGCCACAAATGCTGCCTTTTGTATTCATTACAAGATGCTGAGAGCActtaaaattaaaagaaaatatagagATATTGTAAAGCCCAACCCCCACCATCCCCAGCCCCTTATCAACCCTGTCATGGAAGTAGCCATAGCATCCTTCCATGAACGCATTAGGCACGGCCCCACATACGTTTGTACAGTGTGTAACAGAACATTGTTTCCAAATCAGGTCAAAGTAtgcaagagaggaaaatattgtaaaaatagcaaagtggcagcagcatgcTTGACAGGAAACtatgttcatttttgtgacaatgaCTGCCCCTCCCCTTGCCCTGTGCCAcgagagagactgcaggagtGGATCTGCCACACATGCGACAACCACCTTAGCAGGGGACGCATGCCACCCATTGCAGTAGCAAACCAATTGGAGTTAGCACCCATCCCCCCAGAATTGGCTATACTTAATGTGCTTGAAAGACAGCTTATAGCAAAAATTCTGCCATTTGCAAAAGTTGTTGCTTTGCCGAAAGGCCAACAAAGAGCTGTGCACGGAGCCGTTGTGTGCGTTCCGTCCGAGGTCGAAGCAACCGTGAACAGTCTCCCAAGGCCCAGAGATGAAGCGCAGCTGCTGcaagtgaaattaaaaagacacattaaattcAAAGGCCACCAACACTTTTACACCGTCAACATGACGAATGTGCTCGCTTCCCTGGCTAAACTCAAACAGCTTCATCCAGAATACAAAGATGTGTCTGTCGACGAGAGTGCCACTTTTGAGAGTCTCCTTGATGATGAGTCAGTGGATCAAAAAGACTCACATCACAACGCTGCAGAAGCTGCGCAGCCAGAGCAGCGCCAAATCCCAGATGAAGATGTGGAGACTGATGTAGATCTAGAAGAGGTGTTCAGCAGCCATAATGAGCCAGACCAGTCCATTGCAGTGGCACAGCAACCCGACgaagtggaagaggaggaggagcttagACCTGGTCTGGCTCTGGACACCTGCATGCAGCCACCAGACATTGCACAGGAAATCCTTTCGTTTGGCAACGGAATCTTCAGTGTTGCTCCTGCCCAAGGAAACAAACCTGTGAGTTTCTTCGCCATACCGAAACTGGAAGCCATGGCCTTTCCTGTGCAATTCCCAACCggagaaaacacactggatgaagccagagccatctcactctctcccagCAAGTATTTCAACTCTAGGCTATTTGCTGCAGACATACGTTTCGCTAGTGACCAAAGTTACCTTTTCTTTGCGCAGTttgtcacagagacacatttggcCACCAACAGCATGTCGATTCAAATGCGCAAAGGAAAGTCCAAAACCAGAGACGGTCGACGAATTAACAACCTCATGCtccaagacagagaggaggtagaGGGACTTATTATGAATCAGGACGCGACGCGATTTATGCAACCCCTCAGAGGCACTCCAGCCTATTGGAACAAAGCACTGAAGGATGTCCACGCCATGGTGAGACAGATTGGCACGCCAACATTTTTCCTCACGTTCTCCGCTGCCGAGATGAGATGGCCAGAAGTCATCGAGGTCATCAAGGCTCAGCAAGGTGAAGTAGGGGACTTTTCAGAGCTGGATTGGCTTTCCAAATGCGAGATTTTGCGAAGCAACCCCATCACAGTGATGCGTATGTTTGAGAAGAGAGTAGATGCTCTGATGACCGACCTCATCCTCTCACCAGCACAACCCATCGGTGAAGTAGAGGATTATTTTTATCGTGTGGAGTTTCAAGCCAGAGGAagcccacacattcacatgttaaTTTGGATTAAAGATGCCCCTAAATTTGAAGATGTTCTCGACAGCACCGTCATCAAATTTATTGATAAATATATTACGTGCAAGATGCCTGATCCCAAAATTGACCCAGAGCTGCACAAAATTGTTTCAGAGGTTCAggtgcacagcaggaaacattcaAAGTCGTGCAAAAAAGGTAACGTTTCCTGCAGATTTGGCTTTCCTAAATTGCCCATGAACGGAACAATGATCACCAGGCCCCCCATTGTTCAAACAGATAAAAAATCAGGTGATAAAATAGATCCAGCTGCGGAATTAAAGCAGGAGAAGCGGGCACGCTTGAAGATCCAGAGGGAAGCCAAGGAAAAACTGAAACCAGTTCGGGAAGCTCTCATGGATCCAGTTGCCACTTACAGCAGCTTGTCAGACCTGCTCCGTCAGTGCAACTTGACGGAGGAAGATTACCTGAAGTATATCAGGGGTCTGTCAAGCAGCAATGTAGTGATGCTGAAGCGGGATCCAAATGACTGCTGGGTCAACGGCTACAATCCGGACCTAATTCGAGCCTGGAACGCCAACATGGACATCCAGTACGTTGTGGACGACTACAGCTGCATAATGTACATCATGTCCTACGTATCCAAACCAGAGCACGAGATGACCGAATTCCTCAACAACGTCATCAAAGATGTGAAGAAATCCAATGTGAATGAGCGCgaagaaatgaagcaaatcatGCAGGCCTACGCGAAACACCGAGAGGTCAGCGCTCAAGAAGCTGTGGCTCGTACCTGCAGCTTACGATTGAAGAAGTGCTCTCGTTCAGTGGTGTTCCTCCAGACCGATGAGGACGCTCTGAAAATGAGTCATcccatcagcagactgcagcaaatgGCACCGGATTCAGAGGAGGTGTGGATGTCAGGACTCCccgaaaaatatttaaacagaccTCTGGGGCGAGAGTTTGAGGGAATGTGTCTGGCCGAGTTTGCGTCAGAGTACAGAGTACTGTACGGCcagcaaagagaaagcaaaagtgCCATTCCCCTCAGATACGACGCAGGATTTATTCAGAAGAGAACTGACGGCAAGCCAGCCATCATCAGATTTGCTCGCTTCTCGGAGAGGAAAACACCGGAGAAGTTTTACAGGAGACTGCTGAAACTTTATCTACCGCACAGATCTGATGATGACCTGACAGATGAAAAGTACCCCACCTATGAGCGGTTTTACAGGTGTGGCGAGAGGTGGGATACGTCCGTCCAACAAATCGTAGACGGCAACAAAAAACGATACGAAGGACGAGGCAAAAAGATTGATGAGGCGTTCGAACAGTATCGGCTGATCGGTCCACCTGTCAACGCTTGGAACACGTTTGCGCCCGAGGTGGAGGTGGACCGGTTGGAGTGTCTGGCCGAGCGCGAACCTATAGACACGGAGCATGAAGACGTCGATGACATCCCCGACTACCAAGTCCAGAAAGACGTGGGGAGCTTTGTGCCGAGGATAGAGGCGCCACAGTTGAGTCCAGACTTTGTGCGAAAAATGTATCAAAGTCTGAACGAGACGCAAGCTTCCATCTTCTACAGTGTGCGTCAGTGGTGCTTCAAACGTGTCTGGGGCATCAATCCGGAGCCGTTTTATTACTTTCtgtcaggaggagctggctgcgGGAAGTCTCACGTCATCAAGTGCATTCATCAGGAGGCAACGAGGATTCTGCGTGAGCTCCCCAGATTCCGCGACCAGGCCGACATGTCCCAGCCTGCCGTGCTGCTGACGGCCTTCACCGGCACGGCGGCCTTCAACATCTCAGGCGGCACGTTGCATTCCATCCTCAAGCTCCCAAGGTCCTTGAAGCCACCGTATCAAGGTCTTGGAAATGCACTTGACGAAGTCAGAGCGGCACTGTCCAACGCTGAGATTCTCATCATCGACGAGATATCCATGGtttccaaagagctgtttgCCTACGTCCACTGGCGATTTCAGCAGATAAAAGGAAACCGGAGGCCATTTGGAGGGATGTCTGTCCTTGCTGTGGGCGACTTTTACCAACTGCCGCCCCTCGGAAGGGCCAAGCCACTGTGCGTGTATGAGGAGAATGAGTTTGATCTCTGGAGGGATGACTTCAAACTGGTCAACTTGACAGAGATCATGCGACAGAAAGACGATCGAGCTTTCGCTGAGCTCTTGAACCGCCTCAGAGTGAAGCGAAAGGAAGAACATCTGAGTGAGGAAGACAGAGCGTTGCTCGTACAGACAGTGGCTAACATCCAGGATTGTCCAGCTGACAGTCTCCACATCTTTGCCACAAACAAAGAAGTGGACCGTCACAATGCGGATACTGTTGCCGCCCGGCACAAGGACGCCATTAACATTGCAGCTGAGGACTTCAGGAAAGACCCCACAAGCGGCTGCATGATGATCCTGGACGTCAACATCAAAGGCCAGAAAAGAGACTTGCCTGACAACGTAATGGCGGCTCAGGGAGTACGCGTTATGGTGATCAGGAATCTCGACGTGGAGGACGGGATCGTTAACGGCACCTTCGGAACGATTACAAACATTGTGATGACGGAATGTGGGGCAACGGCTGTGAAGCTGATCGGACTGCAGCTAGACAATCCTACGGCAGGACAGAAATTCCGCAAAAAGATCCTGGGTCCCTCAGATAACTCAGTCTACATCGAGAGATCTGAGGAGAACGTGATCAGCAAGAAAGGAGTTGTTCGACGTCAATTTCCCATCAAGTTGGCCTTTGCATGTACGGCCCACAAAGTGCAAGGCATGACCATGACGTCGGCGGTTGTGTGCCTCAAACGCGTGTTCGAACCAGGAATGGCGTATGTCGCTCTCAGCCGCACAACTTCGCTTCAGGGTCTCACCATCACGGACTTCGATGAGAAAAAGATTTATGCTGACCCCGCAATCAAAACAGCTctggaaaatatgaatgtgGCATCTTTCCAGAGTGCCAGGccactgctgactttttttaaatctatggacCAAACTCCAAAGGCTCTGACAGTCatccaccacaacacacaaggACTTCCATCGCACATTGTGGACCTGAAAGCACATCATGAACTCCAACTGGCAGATGTGTTgtgcctcacagagacacacctttCAGGGTCCTCCGTGTCCCCCATTTTCCACCTGGAGGGATACAACATGTTCGCACGCAGTCGACAAACATCTTACAACAGCTGCGCAGACATGGCAAGtaaagatggaggtggagttgcagtgtACTGTAGATGCAATGTTCAGGCAGAGCCTCGCAGGTACATGCAAGACGTCACAGATTTGGAGTTTGTTGTCGTTAAAATCGAGGCTCCGGTCAAAGTGCTATTAGCGACTGTTTACAAACCCCCGCATTTCCGATTacgaacatttttacaaaacatgaaaaacctcTTGGATTCATTGGACCTATTAGATCACCATCCCGTTGTTGTTTGTGGGGACTTCAATGAGGATCTCCTGTCTTCAGGGAAGAAAAGtataaaagatttgtttcagTCCAGAGGTTACACTCAGCTAATTACGGACTCCACAACTGAAAAGAACACACTGATTgatcacatttatatttcacatcCTGATAAATGTCTACAGTCAGGTGTTCTCCAAACATATTATAGTTACCACAGTCCAGTGTATTGTACTTTGACTGAGTAATAGCCTCTCCAGCCACCACATCCTGCTGacagtttcttcattttgtctaaTCACGTGCATCTGAGTATGTCTGagtgctttctgtctcttcgcTTTCAGTATAattgtttgtatgttgtgtatgtatatgtatatgtatatctatgtatatttatgttgtttgtatttctcttcCTTATAAATGTTTCTTCTCTACACACTAATCTTGATGTCACATGTGGCATGTGTGGGCTGGAAATGTTATATTTGTGTTCTGTATAATagttctttttatgtatttattttttatttattcgtgGGGTCAGCAATATCTCAGACATGATGAGTTGATGAGAAGGACAGTGCcaatttattgaaatgtaagACAGGGAGCTGAAGAAAAGATTTAGGTAGGGACAGCGATGCCAGGAAGGAAGCTGAAGATCCAGGAAACAGAAGATCCAGGTAAATGCAAATTCTAGGTTAAGTTTAAGTTTGAAATACTCTCAATTTCGGTTCTTTTTCTGATATcatgttaaatctgaattttatatTAACTTGTGGTCAAAAGCACAGAAGTGGaggagatccaggaagaagaccccaggaagaggacctccagaggactgcagcagatctctctccacagacgaCAGCAAccatcaccaaaaaaaaaaaagtgaagacttatttcattgacttttgtgatcaactgtttacaagatgctttgaaacctgtaacttatttttgtcttttaaatcctgcaacaatgctaGAAGATCCAGGAAGAcgacccccaggaagaagacgccaggaagaggacctccagaggactgaagcagatctctctccacagatgacagcaacccatcacaaaaaaaagggaagccttatttcattgacttttgtgatcaactttttacaagatgctttgcaaacctgtaacttatttttgtcttttaaatcctgcaacaatggtaagagatccaggaagaagacccccaggaaaaagacgccaggaagaggacctccagaggacagcagcagatctctctccacagatgacagcaacccatcacaaaaaaagggaagtcttatttcattgaattttgtgattaactgtttacaagatgctttgaaacctgtaacttatttttgtcttgtaaatcctgcaataatactaagagatccaggaagaagacccccaggaagaagacgccaggaagaggacctccagaggactgcagcagatctctctctacacagatgacagcaacccatcacaaaaaaaagggaagtcttatttcattgaattttgtgattaattgtttactagatgctttgaaacctgtaacttatttttgtcttttaaatcctgcaataatgctaagagatccaggaagaagacccccaggaagaagaccccaggaagaagacgccaggaagaggacctccagaggactgcagcagatctctctctacagatgacagcaaccatcacaaaaaaaagtgaagacttatttcattgacttttgtgatcaactttttacaagatgctttgcaaacctgtaacttatttttgtcttttaaatcctgcaacaatggtaagagatccaggaagaagacccccaggaaaaagacgccaggaagaggacctccagaggacagcagcagatctctctccacagatgacagcaacccatcacaaaaaaagggaagtcttatttcattgaattttgtgattaactgtttacaagatgctttgaaacctgtaacttatttttgtcttgtaaatcctgcaataatactaagagatccaggaagaagacccccaggaagaagacgccaggaagaggacctccagaggactgcagcagatctctctctacacagatgacagcaacccatcacaaaaaaaaagggaagtcttatttcattgaattttgtgattaattgtttacaagatgttttgaaacctgtaacttatttttgtcttttaaatcctgcaataatgctaagagatccaggaagaagacccccagaaagaagaccccaggaagaagacgccaggaagaggacctccagaggacagcagcagatctctctccacagatgacagcaacccatcacaaaaaaagggaaatcttatttcattgaattttgtgattaactgtttacaagatgctttgaaacctgtaacttatttttgtcttttaaatcctgcaataatgctaagagatccaggaagaagaccccaggaagaagacgccaggaagaggacctccagaggacagcagcagatctctctccacagatgacagcaacccatcacaaaaaaaagggaagtcttatttcactgaattttgtgattaactgtttacaagatgttttgaaacctctaacttatttttgtcttttaaatcctgcaacaatgcttagagatccaggaagaagacccccaggaagacgaccccaggaagaagacgccaggaagaggaactccagaggactgcagcagatctctcacAACATGGAAGATCACCACTGTGAAACATCCCTCTGACACAACTGTACACACAGCATGAAATGGCTTGTTGATTGTTATGTAAATAAACACGCAAAAAAGTAGTTTGTTTGAGGAGTGCTTTCTcttgtaaatatttgaaatgttttaagaaaGTCATCATAACGTCATTGATCAGAAACACGTAGCtgagatgtgtgtatttatgtgtgtgttttaacaacaCTGCAGTGCCATAGAGGTCCGTGTtctgttggtgcatacaggtttcACTTTTGATatcgggttgttgtgctaatatgctaatgattagcatgctaatgctaacatgctaacctacattaaaatgattcttgaatgcattctaatggtgtttgagatcttttcaatgtgttatttgacatgctaatgttagcttcgtgttctgctttttgtactggacactgacctctgtagCGGTAGCCGCACGGGCCGGCGTTTGcacactgtatcactctccaaatttcccgccgaggggaatttgtctagttagtgatacagtgctgagcactgaacacagcaggggcgaagcccctgctgtgttcagtgcgaagcactgaacactattgttcttctgcgtgtttcttcttcttcttcttattattaaacttatttttcctcttccgtaccttttttcggttcgctactagtcaaaaacgatagcgagcacccaggcaaattatatatcaaaacgtgcggctcgatcgggaatcgatggctattatttttctctacagaatacgcgtttttcgcgtcgtaagacgcgaaaaacgcaaaacgtcgtccccacggcaaccgctggattttcaatgggtgtgtattgcgcggaatgttcgcgctagagtggaggggattaactgccagagtggagagacgctctgaaaattgtctgaaactttcatctttccacgctcctccaaggcacaaatttcgctctacgcgtgtgaaaatttccagggttgtagtgccgcttgcgctgattctcacaatgtgcctggctaaatgatagaactcacggtttttgagttctcagcctctgagcgaggagagcgcctctgacctcgcccataaggtccaatacaaatcaaaaaccggagagacagaagtcagacatttttttaactcgctgtaaaatccgctttttgagcccagcggaaaaagaaagtgatcatcttgtagagcaaagccttgtggctctcacggtgaaaaaattttggcaataggagtttcggtgtaggcgtgagaagcgtttgttcgaggggtacgcagaggccaaattcagacgtttctcaggctcgtctcatgcgtttcccataagaaatgaatgggacgagccgaaaaatgcaaaaaaatctccccctttttcaaagggctactgctccggcatactttcacctagagacgccattccaactttaaaacgtagacacaaatctcgtctattggtgtcttaaatctcgttttgataggtcatgtagtttttgatcagtcgccgttcaatgaccgtgaccgtttttgggaaaaattgtgactttataatgagtgtgtattgcacggaatgttgtgttagagtggaggggtttaactgccagagtggagagaagctctgaaaattgcctgaaactttcgtctttcaacgctcctccaaagcacaaatttcgatccacgtgcgtcaaaatttc includes:
- the LOC139328103 gene encoding uncharacterized protein; translated protein: MCLAEFASEYRVLYGQQRESKSAIPLRYDAGFIQKRTDGKPAIIRFARFSERKTPEKFYRRLLKLYLPHRSDDDLTDEKYPTYERFYRCGERWDTSVQQIVDGNKKRYEGRGKKIDEAFEQYRLIGPPVNAWNTFAPEVEVDRLECLAEREPIDTEHEDVDDIPDYQVQKDVGSFVPRIEAPQLSPDFVRKMYQSLNETQASIFYSVRQWCFKRVWGINPEPFYYFLSGGAGCGKSHVIKCIHQEATRILRELPRFRDQADMSQPAVLLTAFTGTAAFNISGGTLHSILKLPRSLKPPYQGLGNALDEVRAALSNAEILIIDEISMVSKELFAYVHWRFQQIKGNRRPFGGMSVLAVGDFYQLPPLGRAKPLCVYEENEFDLWRDDFKLVNLTEIMRQKDDRAFAELLNRLRVKRKEEHLSEEDRALLVQTVANIQDCPADSLHIFATNKEVDRHNADTVAARHKDAINIAAEDFRKDPTSGCMMILDVNIKGQKRDLPDNVMAAQGVRVMVIRNLDVEDGIVNGTFGTITNIVMTECGATAVKLIGLQLDNPTAGQKFRKKILGPSDNSVYIERSEENVISKKGVVRRQFPIKLAFACTAHKVQGMTMTSAVVCLKRVFEPGMAYVALSRTTSLQGLTITDFDEKKIYADPAIKTALENMNVASFQSARPLLTFFKSMDQTPKALTVIHHNTQGLPSHIVDLKAHHELQLADVLCLTETHLSGSSVSPIFHLEGYNMFARSRQTSYNSCADMASKDGGGVAVYCRCNVQAEPRRYMQDVTDLEFVVVKIEAPVKVLLATVYKPPHFRLRTFLQNMKNLLDSLDLLDHHPVVVCGDFNEDLLSSGKKSIKDLFQSRGYTQLITDSTTEKNTLIDHIYISHPDKCLQSGVLQTYYSYHSPVYCTLTE